A DNA window from Leptospira selangorensis contains the following coding sequences:
- a CDS encoding GtrA family protein, with amino-acid sequence MSEISSSFFSTRQFRYLVSGTFIFGINLIVAKIVFSFSEFSETALGRNLGNLIATEIPILISFPIHKFYTWKEKYDNLFIEFIRYHAVLLSGLILRLLIFLIFDSLGFSFYFSTIFGIMAIVLWNFLGFDRYVFTQKQILSENSIVYADGGAGVEVLETVEEAATYNDYLTSKITPFLGFRNIEIGAGTGTIANLIFEKGYNVLLSDLSKYNVLRLKSRFSDIPKFLGVEQDFLSIGPQNWDAIYSSNVLEHASDDWRLIQHGLRILNSGGWFVAIVPATKILYSEFDRKIGHYRRYGWSDRKRIESLLVSEFPESKLELWKPFNLVGALGWFVKMRVFRASNIKVSDALIMDSIIPFLKPLDYIPFGFGQTIVFAIRR; translated from the coding sequence GATCGTAGCAAAAATTGTATTTAGTTTTTCGGAATTTTCCGAGACTGCTTTAGGCAGAAATTTAGGAAATCTTATAGCTACCGAGATTCCCATTCTAATCTCATTTCCAATTCATAAATTTTATACATGGAAAGAAAAATACGATAATTTATTTATAGAGTTTATTCGTTACCACGCAGTACTACTTTCCGGACTGATATTAAGATTACTTATTTTCCTAATTTTCGATTCATTAGGATTCTCTTTCTATTTTTCAACTATTTTTGGAATCATGGCCATTGTTCTTTGGAACTTTCTAGGATTTGATCGATACGTCTTTACGCAGAAGCAGATCTTATCAGAAAATTCTATCGTCTATGCTGACGGTGGGGCAGGAGTGGAAGTTTTAGAAACCGTTGAGGAGGCAGCCACTTACAACGATTATCTAACTTCCAAAATAACTCCTTTCCTTGGGTTCAGAAACATTGAAATCGGAGCAGGAACCGGGACGATTGCGAATTTAATTTTTGAAAAAGGATACAATGTTCTTCTTTCTGATCTCTCTAAATATAATGTCCTCCGCCTAAAATCAAGATTTTCTGATATACCTAAGTTTTTGGGAGTAGAGCAGGATTTTCTTTCTATCGGTCCTCAAAATTGGGATGCTATATATAGTTCAAATGTTTTAGAGCATGCATCGGATGATTGGAGGCTTATCCAACACGGATTGCGAATTTTGAATTCAGGAGGATGGTTTGTTGCAATCGTTCCAGCAACTAAAATATTGTATTCAGAATTTGATAGGAAGATCGGGCACTACAGGCGGTACGGATGGTCAGACAGAAAAAGGATTGAATCGTTATTAGTTTCCGAATTTCCTGAATCTAAATTGGAACTATGGAAACCTTTTAATCTTGTTGGGGCATTGGGATGGTTTGTTAAAATGCGTGTATTTCGTGCTTCCAATATTAAAGTGTCAGACGCTCTGATAATGGATTCTATTATTCCTTTCCTAAAACCTTTGGATTATATACCTTTCGGATTCGGTCAAACAATCGTCTTCGCGATCCGCAGGTGA
- a CDS encoding 5-(carboxyamino)imidazole ribonucleotide synthase, producing MTKILVPSARLGVMGSGQLGRMFAQEAIRMGYQVSVYSPERNSPASLVGASETVAPYEDENSLQIFLKSIDALTFEFENIPGAELNFISEYSKKNSLPVFPSPECIRIAQHRIREKTLFSKLGLPTVPFYPITNKAEATKAAETSKFPAVLKTSSFGYDGKGQTKFKTKEEFRAWVGSLGQEPLDLILEEWYEFDKEGSVILARDQKGNILCYSPSENIHKNHILDTTIHPGNFSDSIKKQMVESAKILAEGIDYIGVFGLEFFIKGDKIVLNEFAPRPHNSGHFSQNGANISQFQLQLRCLTGLPLPSELSSQPSSMKNILGQDYLPDSDLWAKYLSDERYTLHLYGKSDPRQDRKMGHWNYVGDRAERAF from the coding sequence ATGACAAAAATTCTAGTTCCTTCCGCAAGACTCGGGGTGATGGGGTCAGGGCAACTCGGAAGAATGTTTGCTCAAGAAGCAATCCGAATGGGTTATCAAGTATCCGTTTATTCTCCTGAAAGAAATAGCCCTGCTTCCTTAGTTGGAGCTTCCGAAACAGTTGCTCCCTATGAGGACGAAAATTCACTTCAAATATTTCTGAAGTCCATAGACGCACTTACATTCGAATTCGAGAATATACCTGGCGCGGAATTAAATTTTATCTCCGAATATTCTAAAAAAAATTCTCTTCCGGTTTTCCCGAGTCCGGAGTGTATCCGGATCGCACAACATAGGATCCGAGAAAAAACATTATTTTCTAAATTAGGACTTCCTACTGTACCTTTTTATCCGATCACAAACAAAGCAGAAGCGACAAAAGCGGCAGAGACATCCAAGTTCCCTGCCGTATTAAAAACTTCTTCCTTCGGTTATGATGGAAAAGGACAAACAAAATTCAAAACCAAAGAAGAGTTCAGGGCATGGGTCGGCTCACTTGGACAAGAACCGCTTGATCTGATCTTAGAAGAATGGTATGAATTCGATAAAGAAGGTTCAGTAATTTTAGCAAGAGATCAAAAGGGAAATATACTTTGTTATTCTCCTTCTGAAAATATTCACAAAAATCATATCTTGGATACTACCATTCATCCCGGGAATTTTTCAGACTCGATCAAAAAACAAATGGTAGAATCTGCGAAAATCCTGGCAGAAGGAATAGATTATATTGGCGTATTCGGATTAGAATTTTTTATCAAAGGTGATAAGATCGTTCTAAATGAATTTGCTCCAAGACCTCATAACTCAGGTCATTTCTCTCAAAACGGAGCAAATATTTCTCAGTTCCAACTTCAATTGAGATGCCTTACTGGACTTCCTCTTCCTTCTGAACTTTCTTCTCAACCTTCTTCCATGAAAAATATCTTAGGACAAGATTATCTCCCTGATTCAGACCTTTGGGCGAAGTATCTTTCTGATGAAAGATACACTCTGCATCTTTATGGTAAGTCCGATCCAAGACAGGATCGTAAGATGGGGCATTGGAATTATGTGGGAGATAGAGCTGAGAGAGCGTTTTGA
- the purE gene encoding 5-(carboxyamino)imidazole ribonucleotide mutase, giving the protein MKTKVAIIMGSSSDWETMKEAVSILKQFGIESHTEIVSAHRSPELLFEFSKSARSKGFEIIIAGAGGAAHLPGMVASLTTLPVLGVPVQSKALSGMDSLLSIVQMPGGVPVGTLAIGTAGAKNAGLLAARILSLQDETLSQKLEQYRNDIREEALSKNKDLI; this is encoded by the coding sequence GTGAAAACGAAAGTCGCTATTATAATGGGAAGCAGTTCCGATTGGGAAACGATGAAAGAAGCGGTCAGCATCCTAAAACAGTTTGGAATAGAATCCCATACCGAAATCGTATCCGCGCATCGTTCTCCAGAGTTATTATTCGAATTTTCTAAATCTGCAAGATCCAAAGGTTTTGAGATCATCATCGCAGGCGCAGGCGGAGCGGCTCATCTTCCAGGAATGGTGGCTTCTCTCACTACTCTACCTGTGTTAGGAGTACCAGTGCAAAGTAAGGCTCTATCTGGAATGGACAGTCTTTTATCCATAGTGCAGATGCCAGGAGGAGTTCCAGTCGGAACACTTGCGATCGGAACTGCAGGAGCAAAAAACGCAGGGTTACTTGCTGCAAGAATATTGTCCCTACAAGACGAAACATTATCACAAAAATTGGAACAATACAGAAACGATATCAGAGAAGAAGCATTGTCCAAAAATAAAGACCTAATATGA
- a CDS encoding UDP-N-acetylmuramoyl-tripeptide--D-alanyl-D-alanine ligase, producing the protein MKAPFQYDPETVRRILQSPSDFSFQKESEITSISTASGMVEPGSLFVPLRGNRDGHEFILDALEKGASYFLCEKDHPILENLSSEQRSKAIQVKDTLLALGKLATFHRSRFNPILIAVTGSSGKTTTKEILSSCLSPLEEGLLVTEKNYNNEIGVPFTLFKINSKTRYVVCEMGMNHAGEISRLTKMARPDYSLITTIGTAHIELLGSRKGIAKAKAEVLEGMNKGGVLFYPETGEYKNFLKRRCLRFGIKFKSVPLKRRIEILETNREGFKISFLNSILDWSLPGIKLLENLALCISLLEEVGTPTEWIQNGIENFRAGDKRLDLQVGNYKILNDTYNANRESMLSSLEACSQISGEEGFYAVLGDMKEVGNYSRKFHTEIGSFAAGLKNCKGVFLFGTESSHALKSFRKKANQGLLSFSFPGDEEGLKNLVDTIRKEVPPGAYLLAKASRGMKLERAVEELNSKTNGS; encoded by the coding sequence ATGAAAGCCCCATTCCAATACGATCCCGAAACAGTAAGAAGGATACTACAAAGTCCATCCGACTTTTCCTTTCAAAAAGAATCGGAGATCACAAGTATCAGCACAGCATCCGGAATGGTGGAGCCCGGGTCCTTATTCGTACCTTTACGAGGAAATAGAGACGGACATGAATTTATATTGGATGCCTTGGAAAAAGGAGCCTCATATTTTTTATGCGAGAAGGATCATCCAATTTTAGAAAACCTTAGTTCAGAACAAAGATCTAAAGCAATCCAAGTCAAAGACACATTACTCGCTTTAGGCAAGCTTGCTACATTTCATAGATCCAGATTTAATCCAATATTGATCGCAGTCACAGGTTCTAGTGGAAAAACCACCACAAAAGAGATCTTATCCTCCTGCCTTTCTCCATTGGAAGAAGGTTTATTGGTCACTGAAAAAAACTATAATAATGAAATCGGAGTTCCATTCACATTATTTAAGATCAACTCAAAGACCAGATATGTAGTATGTGAGATGGGAATGAACCACGCGGGTGAAATTTCCAGGCTGACCAAAATGGCAAGGCCTGATTATTCACTTATAACCACTATTGGAACAGCTCATATAGAATTATTAGGTTCCAGAAAAGGGATCGCAAAAGCGAAAGCGGAAGTCCTGGAAGGAATGAACAAAGGTGGAGTATTATTCTATCCGGAAACGGGAGAATATAAGAATTTTCTAAAGCGAAGATGCCTACGTTTCGGGATCAAATTTAAATCGGTCCCTCTTAAAAGAAGAATAGAAATATTAGAAACCAATCGAGAGGGATTTAAGATCTCATTCCTAAATTCTATACTAGATTGGAGCCTTCCCGGGATCAAGTTATTGGAAAACCTAGCACTATGTATTTCCCTTTTGGAAGAAGTTGGAACTCCTACAGAATGGATACAGAACGGTATCGAGAACTTCAGAGCCGGTGACAAACGATTGGATCTCCAAGTAGGAAATTATAAAATTCTAAACGATACATACAACGCAAATAGAGAATCTATGTTATCTTCTTTGGAAGCATGTTCACAGATCTCCGGAGAAGAAGGATTTTACGCAGTACTTGGAGACATGAAAGAAGTAGGAAATTATTCCCGCAAATTCCATACTGAGATCGGAAGTTTTGCAGCAGGTTTAAAGAACTGTAAAGGTGTCTTTCTATTCGGAACAGAATCTTCTCACGCACTAAAAAGTTTCCGAAAGAAAGCAAATCAGGGACTTCTATCCTTCTCCTTTCCAGGCGATGAAGAAGGACTCAAAAACTTAGTGGATACGATCCGCAAAGAAGTGCCTCCAGGCGCTTATCTTTTAGCAAAGGCCTCCAGAGGAATGAAATTAGAAAGAGCGGTAGAAGAATTAAATTCCAAGACCAACGGTTCTTAA
- a CDS encoding Gfo/Idh/MocA family protein → MRKTKVVLIGLGRIASSLEKDPYRSKPCTHSGVLFSPWGKRNFEFLGGIDPNPDKREKFRKQWKLPEHVTFSDLDHLSSKYKPDLAIISSPSESHYRNALEWIERGVKNFLIEKPVCETFLQAKDLEKLSRKKGIRIWVNHERRYHPKYVWAKRVLDSQKYGPIRTIRASVLTSALAPGRAFQGRTGPLFHDGTHAVDLIHWFLGKPDRIRSSLTRRKGIPIEDRALAFLEYKSGPAVFLEAGGARKYFQFEMDIMTSEARILLSNDGMRLFVSKPSKKYKGFNSLTEVSFPEKSFLGSNPFMNLYAEIRNVLTGKSVRMTGDIGENLGIMELLHKIKTVAEIRTVS, encoded by the coding sequence ATGCGAAAAACCAAGGTTGTTTTAATCGGTTTGGGAAGGATTGCTTCATCCTTGGAAAAAGATCCGTATAGATCCAAGCCTTGTACTCATTCCGGTGTCTTATTTTCTCCTTGGGGTAAAAGGAATTTTGAGTTTCTGGGAGGCATCGATCCTAATCCGGATAAAAGGGAGAAGTTTCGTAAGCAGTGGAAATTACCCGAGCACGTTACCTTCTCCGATCTTGATCATCTATCTTCTAAATATAAACCTGATCTTGCGATCATCTCCAGTCCTTCCGAATCTCATTATAGAAATGCGCTCGAATGGATCGAGAGAGGTGTTAAAAATTTTCTGATAGAAAAACCGGTTTGTGAAACTTTCTTACAAGCAAAGGATCTGGAAAAGCTTTCCCGTAAAAAAGGGATCCGAATTTGGGTCAATCACGAGAGAAGATATCATCCTAAATACGTATGGGCAAAGCGGGTTTTGGATTCTCAAAAATACGGGCCAATTCGTACGATCCGCGCATCCGTTTTGACTTCTGCCTTAGCCCCTGGCCGAGCATTCCAAGGAAGGACTGGGCCATTATTCCATGATGGAACTCATGCAGTTGATTTGATCCATTGGTTTTTGGGCAAACCGGATCGGATCCGTTCTTCTTTGACTAGACGAAAGGGGATACCTATCGAAGATAGAGCACTTGCATTTTTGGAATATAAATCCGGGCCCGCGGTGTTTCTGGAAGCGGGGGGCGCTAGGAAATATTTTCAATTCGAGATGGATATTATGACCTCCGAGGCACGTATCCTTCTATCCAACGATGGTATGAGACTTTTCGTTTCCAAACCTTCCAAGAAATACAAGGGATTTAATAGTTTGACGGAAGTCTCATTTCCCGAAAAATCATTCCTCGGATCGAACCCGTTTATGAACCTTTATGCGGAGATACGCAATGTTCTTACGGGAAAATCAGTAAGAATGACCGGGGATATCGGAGAAAATCTAGGCATCATGGAACTTCTACATAAGATCAAAACCGTCGCCGAAATTAGAACAGTTTCGTAA
- a CDS encoding ABC1 kinase family protein — MPSNSQSTNSNQLPSYSARGRYYRGSFFLWKKIFSLFWYYKFVRLFLSSKSREERELEFYKSLGFECRDFFLKMGGVYVKLGQYFASLSHLFPESFTEPLQDLQDRVPPHPFSEIKERFKKEFGKEIAQVFPDISEAPLASASIAQVHSATFKGEKVAVKILYPGIEDIIEKDLKAVRKFLKRINRFLVTFDFKIVHKEIAKLVGRETDLRLEAESMDRMARYFAEEPDYVFPKLFPEWSGKSVLTAQFIEGKRITQAGTLKKGQAKSRPVDLLIRAYILMIFEYRFYHADPHPGNMIYTPDEKLCFIDFGAVGEIPPSQALALRKIILCAMTKDYPALVEALDELGLISKKADREKLEEVVRYSMEKLSKFLSDTDSFKNIKFEQIHTLEDLKFLKEINSSLRGLLRMIQLPTALVPLERVLGLLVGITANLDPYRTVLDYGEKPFKGLVFQGENQWQKVLVQEGGIWGQAVSLPGELLQAVKNLNRGKQAYKLPDLEQHTKKMYSLGHQIISAAFILFGIHYGTDRLDKGIETQAMVAYGVSVFFGILLALSVIKNKFSSKRNRQ, encoded by the coding sequence ATGCCTTCAAATTCCCAATCTACAAATTCAAATCAATTGCCTTCTTATTCCGCGAGAGGAAGATACTATAGAGGTAGCTTCTTTCTTTGGAAAAAAATATTCAGTCTATTCTGGTATTATAAATTTGTAAGATTATTTCTTTCTTCCAAATCAAGAGAAGAAAGAGAATTAGAATTTTATAAATCATTGGGTTTTGAGTGTAGGGACTTCTTTCTGAAAATGGGAGGAGTGTATGTAAAACTCGGTCAATATTTCGCATCACTCTCTCATCTATTCCCTGAAAGTTTTACGGAACCTTTGCAGGATTTACAGGATCGTGTTCCTCCTCATCCTTTTTCCGAGATTAAAGAAAGGTTCAAAAAAGAATTCGGAAAAGAGATCGCACAAGTGTTTCCCGATATTTCAGAAGCGCCTCTTGCATCGGCATCCATCGCCCAGGTTCATTCCGCCACTTTTAAGGGAGAAAAAGTAGCGGTTAAAATTTTATATCCAGGCATCGAAGATATTATCGAAAAAGATCTAAAGGCAGTTCGTAAGTTCCTGAAAAGGATTAATCGATTCTTGGTCACATTCGATTTCAAAATAGTTCATAAGGAAATTGCGAAATTAGTAGGAAGAGAAACGGATCTTCGTTTAGAGGCCGAGTCCATGGACCGTATGGCCAGATATTTTGCAGAAGAGCCTGATTATGTTTTTCCTAAGTTATTTCCCGAGTGGAGCGGCAAGAGTGTTCTGACCGCTCAATTTATAGAAGGGAAACGTATCACTCAAGCCGGTACTTTAAAAAAAGGACAGGCAAAGTCCAGGCCGGTCGATCTTCTGATCAGAGCTTATATCCTTATGATATTTGAATATAGGTTTTATCATGCGGATCCTCATCCGGGAAATATGATCTATACTCCGGATGAAAAACTTTGTTTTATAGATTTCGGAGCAGTAGGGGAAATCCCTCCTAGCCAAGCACTTGCTCTCAGAAAGATCATTCTTTGTGCTATGACAAAGGACTATCCTGCACTCGTAGAGGCTCTAGATGAGTTAGGACTTATTTCTAAAAAAGCGGATAGAGAGAAGCTGGAAGAAGTAGTCCGTTACTCCATGGAAAAACTTTCTAAGTTTTTATCCGATACGGATTCATTTAAGAATATTAAATTCGAGCAGATTCATACTCTTGAAGATCTGAAATTTTTAAAAGAGATCAATTCAAGTCTTCGTGGACTTCTCCGAATGATCCAATTGCCGACCGCTCTTGTTCCTTTGGAAAGAGTTCTAGGTCTTCTGGTCGGAATTACTGCAAACTTGGATCCATACCGTACTGTTTTGGATTATGGAGAAAAACCATTTAAGGGACTGGTCTTCCAAGGAGAGAACCAATGGCAAAAGGTTCTTGTTCAGGAAGGTGGTATCTGGGGACAGGCGGTTTCTCTTCCTGGAGAATTATTACAGGCGGTTAAAAATTTAAACCGAGGAAAGCAGGCTTATAAACTTCCGGATCTGGAACAACATACTAAGAAGATGTATTCTTTAGGTCATCAGATCATCAGTGCAGCATTCATACTTTTTGGTATCCATTATGGAACCGATAGATTGGATAAAGGGATCGAAACTCAAGCAATGGTGGCTTACGGAGTATCCGTTTTCTTCGGAATCCTCCTTGCTCTATCCGTTATCAAAAATAAATTCAGCTCTAAAAGGAATCGTCAGTGA
- a CDS encoding lipoprotein signal peptidase: MKYFEKKFLEVYPPIFIISVIVGTVIDLVTKYIAILYLRPHNPIELMGDFFRLTLTFNTGFVMGLFQGFPRTSLSLTAVAILVLIAYRWKNSDLGHPAGWALVMSGAFGNFIDKFFVKIIGIGAEFGFVENRYEGRFIGVVDFLDFDWPNWLLIDRWPAFNFADSCVSVGLVILILTMKIEEDKK, encoded by the coding sequence GTGAAATATTTCGAAAAGAAGTTCTTAGAGGTATATCCCCCTATCTTTATCATAAGCGTGATTGTTGGAACAGTTATAGATCTAGTTACCAAATACATCGCTATACTCTATCTAAGACCTCATAACCCGATCGAATTGATGGGAGATTTTTTCCGTTTAACCCTGACTTTCAACACAGGTTTTGTGATGGGGCTCTTCCAAGGATTTCCAAGAACCTCTTTGTCTCTGACAGCAGTAGCGATCTTAGTGTTAATCGCATATCGTTGGAAAAATTCCGACCTGGGTCATCCCGCAGGCTGGGCGCTTGTAATGTCGGGAGCATTCGGAAATTTTATAGATAAGTTTTTCGTGAAAATTATCGGGATCGGAGCTGAGTTCGGATTCGTAGAAAATCGTTACGAAGGAAGATTTATCGGAGTGGTGGACTTCTTAGACTTCGATTGGCCGAACTGGCTTTTGATCGATCGATGGCCCGCGTTTAACTTCGCGGACTCCTGCGTGAGTGTGGGATTGGTAATACTGATCCTGACTATGAAAATCGAAGAGGATAAGAAGTAG
- a CDS encoding cyclic nucleotide-binding domain-containing protein — protein sequence MNFLQLPIWKKIIKKKGTSNPEIIRFLRETSVFGKLKRRTLHEIARLVHVRQYSEGEEIFRQGEAGAGFYMIFDGKVAIRSVRDGVELDLAHLDQHSFFGELSLFSEERRTATAIAQEPSTLLGFFQPDLKEIIETKPKIGIEILLSLTGVVVERLQKTNQLLEKAYYKGKQKNA from the coding sequence TTGAATTTCCTACAACTCCCTATCTGGAAAAAGATAATAAAGAAAAAAGGGACCTCCAATCCGGAGATCATACGTTTCCTTCGAGAGACTTCCGTATTCGGAAAATTAAAAAGAAGGACTTTGCACGAGATAGCAAGACTTGTCCACGTTAGACAATATTCCGAGGGAGAGGAAATTTTCAGACAGGGAGAAGCCGGAGCAGGATTTTATATGATCTTTGACGGTAAGGTAGCGATCCGCTCGGTTAGAGACGGGGTAGAATTAGACCTAGCCCATCTTGACCAACATTCATTCTTCGGAGAACTTTCCTTATTCTCCGAAGAGAGAAGGACAGCAACTGCAATCGCTCAAGAGCCATCTACCTTACTCGGATTTTTCCAACCTGATTTAAAAGAAATTATAGAGACCAAACCTAAGATCGGGATTGAGATACTTTTGAGTCTTACCGGAGTTGTGGTAGAAAGACTCCAGAAAACCAATCAGTTACTGGAAAAAGCATACTATAAGGGCAAACAAAAAAATGCCTGA